The proteins below are encoded in one region of Micromonospora sp. DSM 45708:
- a CDS encoding aspartate aminotransferase family protein has protein sequence MTDDLLARHRAVLPSWMPLYYAEPLELVAGSGRRVTDAAGRSYLDFFGGVLTNMIGYDIPEIRDAVDRQLRTGLVHSSTLYLIRQQVELAEKIARLSGIPDARVFFTNSGTEANEAALLVATNHRRSHQILAVRNSYHGRSYATMGVTGNRGWTASALNPLQVAWLHSGERLRGLLARLDAADRVDAAVEDLREVLATQTAGDVACLIAEPIQGVGGFTYGPDGLFAAWRKVLDEHGILLISDEVQTGWGRTGEHFWGYQAHGVTPDLLTFAKGIGNGFALAGVVGRAEVLEAVPAISFSTFGGNPVSTAAGNAVLDYLLDHDLQANAARVGAILADGLRAATAGLDRVAEVRGKGLMLAVEFVRPGTVEPDPELTARVFEACRAGGLLVGKGGLYGNVVRMGPPLTLTEDEAREGLAILVDAIRSSVEEAA, from the coding sequence CTGCTGGCCCGGCACCGGGCCGTGCTCCCGTCCTGGATGCCGCTCTACTACGCCGAACCACTCGAACTGGTCGCCGGCTCCGGCCGCCGGGTCACCGACGCGGCCGGCCGCAGCTACCTGGACTTCTTCGGCGGCGTGCTGACCAACATGATCGGCTACGACATCCCGGAGATCCGCGACGCGGTGGACCGGCAACTGCGCACCGGCCTGGTGCACAGCTCCACGCTCTACCTGATCCGCCAGCAGGTCGAACTGGCCGAGAAGATCGCCCGGCTCTCCGGCATCCCGGACGCCCGTGTCTTCTTCACCAACTCCGGCACCGAGGCGAACGAGGCGGCGCTGCTGGTCGCCACCAACCACCGCCGCTCACACCAGATCCTCGCGGTGCGCAACAGCTACCACGGCCGGTCGTACGCGACCATGGGCGTCACCGGCAACCGCGGCTGGACGGCCAGCGCGCTCAACCCGTTGCAGGTGGCCTGGCTGCACTCCGGTGAGCGGCTGCGTGGCCTGTTGGCCCGGCTCGACGCCGCCGACCGGGTCGACGCCGCGGTCGAGGACCTGCGCGAGGTGCTCGCCACCCAGACCGCCGGCGACGTGGCCTGCCTGATCGCCGAGCCGATCCAGGGCGTCGGCGGCTTCACGTACGGCCCGGACGGGCTGTTCGCGGCCTGGCGGAAGGTGCTCGACGAGCACGGCATCCTGCTGATCAGCGACGAGGTGCAGACCGGCTGGGGGCGCACCGGCGAGCACTTCTGGGGCTACCAGGCGCACGGCGTCACGCCGGACCTGCTCACCTTCGCCAAGGGCATCGGCAACGGCTTCGCGCTGGCCGGGGTGGTGGGTCGGGCCGAGGTGCTGGAGGCGGTGCCGGCGATCAGCTTCTCCACGTTCGGCGGCAACCCGGTCTCCACCGCCGCCGGCAACGCGGTGCTCGACTACCTGCTCGACCACGACCTCCAGGCCAACGCGGCCCGGGTCGGCGCGATCCTCGCCGACGGCCTGCGGGCCGCCACCGCCGGCCTGGACCGGGTCGCCGAGGTCCGCGGCAAGGGCCTCATGCTGGCCGTCGAGTTCGTCCGCCCCGGCACCGTCGAGCCGGACCCGGAGCTGACCGCCCGGGTCTTCGAGGCGTGCCGTGCCGGCGGCCTGCTGGTCGGCAAGGGCGGCCTGTACGGCAACGTGGTGCGGATGGGCCCGCCGCTGACGCTGACCGAGGACGAGGCCCGCGAGGGCCTGGCCATCCTGGTCGACGCCATCCGCTCGTCCGTCGAGGAGGCGGCATGA
- a CDS encoding CoA-acylating methylmalonate-semialdehyde dehydrogenase: MTLIGHYVDGKRTTGDSERRADVFDPATGRRTGRVALAGAADVAGAVEAAERAARGWRDASLARRTAVLFAVRELVHARRDRLAEAITAEHGKVLADAAGEVQRGLEVIEYACGIASALRGGFSENVSTEVDSYSLRQPLGVVAVVSPFNFPVMVPLWFVPVAIACGNAVVLKPSEKDPSAALLLAEWFTEAGLPDGVLNVVNGDKEAVDALLDHPGVRAVSFVGSTPVARYVHQRGSLAGKRVQALGGAKNHMVVLPDADLDLAADAAVNAGFGSAGERCMAISALVAVEPVADALVERIAARIGRLRTGDGRRGCDMGPLITAAHADRVRSYVESGIAAGAVPVVDGRDVTPDGDPGGFWLGPTLFDHVTPDMSVYTDEIFGPVLSVLRVGSYDDAVELVNANPYGNGTAIFTNDGGAARRYQHEVEAGMVGINVPIPVPMAYYSFGGWKASLFGDLHAHGADGVAFFTRGKVVTSRWLDPRHGGVNLGFPTQT; this comes from the coding sequence ATGACCCTCATCGGGCACTACGTCGACGGCAAGCGGACCACCGGGGACTCCGAGCGGCGCGCCGACGTCTTCGACCCGGCCACCGGCCGGCGTACCGGTCGGGTGGCGCTCGCCGGGGCCGCCGACGTGGCCGGCGCGGTGGAGGCCGCCGAGCGCGCGGCCCGCGGCTGGCGGGACGCCTCCCTGGCCCGGCGCACGGCGGTGCTGTTCGCCGTCCGGGAGCTGGTGCACGCCCGCCGGGACCGGCTCGCCGAGGCGATCACCGCCGAGCACGGCAAGGTGCTCGCGGACGCCGCCGGCGAGGTGCAGCGCGGCCTGGAGGTGATCGAGTACGCCTGCGGCATCGCCTCGGCGCTGCGCGGCGGGTTCAGCGAGAACGTCTCCACCGAGGTCGACTCGTACAGCCTGCGGCAGCCGCTGGGCGTGGTCGCGGTGGTCTCCCCGTTCAACTTCCCGGTGATGGTGCCGCTCTGGTTCGTGCCGGTGGCGATCGCCTGCGGCAACGCGGTGGTGCTCAAGCCCAGCGAGAAGGACCCGAGCGCGGCGCTGCTGCTGGCCGAGTGGTTCACCGAGGCGGGCCTGCCCGACGGCGTGCTCAACGTGGTCAACGGCGACAAGGAGGCGGTCGACGCGCTGCTGGACCACCCCGGCGTCCGGGCCGTGTCGTTCGTCGGCTCCACCCCGGTGGCCCGGTACGTGCACCAGCGCGGCTCGCTGGCCGGCAAGCGGGTGCAGGCGCTGGGCGGGGCGAAGAACCACATGGTGGTGCTTCCCGACGCCGACCTGGACCTGGCCGCCGACGCCGCGGTCAACGCCGGATTCGGCTCGGCGGGGGAGCGGTGCATGGCGATCTCCGCGCTGGTCGCGGTGGAGCCGGTGGCCGACGCGCTGGTGGAACGTATCGCCGCGCGGATCGGCCGGCTGCGCACCGGGGACGGCCGGCGCGGCTGCGACATGGGGCCGCTGATCACCGCCGCGCACGCGGACCGGGTGCGCAGCTACGTGGAGTCCGGGATCGCGGCGGGCGCGGTGCCGGTGGTGGACGGGCGGGACGTCACGCCGGACGGCGACCCCGGCGGCTTCTGGCTCGGCCCGACGCTGTTCGACCACGTCACGCCGGACATGTCGGTCTACACCGACGAGATCTTCGGCCCGGTGCTGAGCGTGCTGCGGGTCGGCTCGTACGACGACGCGGTGGAGCTGGTCAACGCCAACCCGTACGGCAACGGCACCGCGATCTTCACCAACGACGGCGGCGCCGCGCGGCGCTACCAGCACGAGGTGGAAGCCGGCATGGTCGGCATCAACGTGCCGATCCCGGTGCCGATGGCGTACTACTCCTTCGGCGGGTGGAAGGCGTCGCTCTTCGGCGACCTGCACGCGCACGGCGCCGACGGGGTGGCGTTCTTCACCCGGGGCAAGGTGGTCACCAGCCGCTGGCTCGACCCGCGCCACGGCGGGGTCAACCTCGGCTTCCCCACCCAGACCTGA
- a CDS encoding acyltransferase family protein → MRRLRQLAERTPPGRERYVDLLRALAITMVVLGHWSVTAIGYDHGRPAGHSALADLPWAWPLTWLAQVMPVFFLVGGYANAASLTARRGRGGTATGWLVDRSARLVRPTTTLLLVLAAGAAVATARGADPAQVRTVVWFATIPLWFLVAYFVVVTLTPPMAALHRRFGLAVPVVLVALVALGDLGRLLGPAGLADGNYLFGWLAVHQLGFAWFDARSPEQPRRRRLPLSRRAGAALLVGGLVALVLLTTVGPYPVAMLHVPGERLDNAAPPSLALLAAATAQLGLILLLRRPAGRWLRRPGPWRAAIAVNAVVLTVFLWHLTAAILLIGLLDALGVLPTPRVGSAAWWAWRVPWLLALAVVLAALVAVFGPVEARTRRPPPTGPADAGGRRLRTTMAVAGYAALVAGLLLNSLAPKAAPEPLGLPVPALVAYLAGAGLLRLLRSGWGSRG, encoded by the coding sequence ATGCGCCGCCTGCGGCAGCTCGCCGAGCGCACGCCGCCGGGGCGGGAGCGCTACGTCGACCTGCTCCGGGCGCTGGCGATCACCATGGTCGTGCTCGGTCACTGGAGCGTGACCGCGATCGGGTACGACCACGGCCGCCCGGCCGGTCACTCGGCGCTGGCCGACCTGCCCTGGGCCTGGCCGCTGACCTGGCTGGCCCAGGTGATGCCGGTGTTCTTCCTGGTCGGCGGCTACGCCAACGCCGCCTCGCTGACCGCCCGCCGTGGCCGGGGCGGGACCGCGACCGGCTGGCTGGTCGACCGGAGCGCCCGGCTGGTCCGGCCGACCACCACGCTGCTGCTGGTGCTGGCCGCCGGCGCCGCGGTCGCCACGGCGCGCGGCGCCGACCCGGCGCAGGTCCGCACCGTGGTCTGGTTCGCCACCATCCCGCTCTGGTTCCTGGTCGCCTACTTCGTGGTGGTGACGCTGACCCCACCGATGGCGGCGCTGCACCGCCGGTTCGGGCTGGCCGTGCCGGTGGTGCTGGTCGCGCTCGTCGCGCTCGGCGACCTCGGGCGGCTCCTCGGCCCGGCCGGCCTGGCCGACGGCAACTACCTGTTCGGCTGGCTGGCGGTGCACCAGCTCGGCTTCGCCTGGTTCGACGCCCGGTCACCCGAGCAGCCCCGCCGGCGCCGGCTGCCGCTGTCCCGCCGGGCCGGGGCGGCTCTGCTGGTCGGTGGGCTGGTCGCGCTGGTGCTGCTGACCACCGTCGGGCCGTACCCGGTGGCGATGCTGCACGTGCCGGGCGAACGGCTGGACAACGCCGCGCCGCCGAGCCTGGCGCTGCTCGCCGCCGCCACCGCCCAGCTCGGGCTGATCCTGCTGCTGCGCCGCCCGGCCGGCCGCTGGCTGCGCCGGCCCGGCCCGTGGCGGGCGGCGATCGCGGTCAACGCGGTCGTGCTCACCGTCTTCCTGTGGCACCTGACCGCCGCGATCCTGCTGATCGGCCTGCTGGACGCGCTCGGTGTGCTGCCCACTCCCCGGGTCGGCTCGGCGGCCTGGTGGGCCTGGCGGGTGCCGTGGCTGCTCGCGCTGGCCGTGGTGCTGGCCGCGCTGGTCGCCGTGTTCGGTCCGGTCGAGGCCCGCACCCGCCGCCCGCCCCCGACCGGGCCGGCCGACGCCGGCGGCCGGCGGCTGCGCACCACGATGGCCGTCGCCGGGTACGCCGCGCTGGTCGCCGGCCTGCTGCTGAACAGCCTCGCGCCGAAGGCCGCGCCGGAGCCGCTCGGCCTGCCCGTCCCGGCGCTGGTGGCGTACCTGGCCGGGGCGGGTCTGCTGCGGCTGCTCAGGTCTGGGTGGGGAAGCCGAGGTTGA
- the ngcE gene encoding N-acetylglucosamine/diacetylchitobiose ABC transporter substrate-binding protein, which translates to MNRREILRRSAAAGLLATPAAGLLAGCATSGGDDKGDAGAYKGTKSEQNPLGVAEDAPLEVVIFNGGFGEEYAKAHEAMYKEKYPKAEVKHSATQEISKTLQPRFVDGSPPDVVNNSGAGQIDFNGLVSQNALADLGELLAAPSLDVPGKTVKDTLLPGTVEVGSYDGRFLVLNYTYTVYGIWHSTKLFAERGWSYAKTWDEHIALCRQIKAAGIAPWTYAGLHPRYMSWPLISTAIKLGGPSVALAIDNLEPNAWKSDAMRTAADAWHQIVKDRFILDGSPGLDHKQSQTAWCQGKAAFISCGSWLESEQKDVTPAGFNMTVAPTPSLGSGDKLPFEAIRGTAGEPFMVPAKAKNVAGGLEYFRTMLSRKGAQDFTRKVASLPVVAGATDGVELPFGLATVVKALDASGANGFNWVYNNYYRKLERNLVDAACGEFFSGRISPAEFLDQCQKGADSIAQDSSVKKYKRAA; encoded by the coding sequence ATGAACAGGCGTGAGATCCTCCGGCGCAGCGCCGCCGCCGGTCTGCTGGCCACTCCCGCCGCCGGCCTGCTCGCCGGCTGCGCCACCTCCGGCGGCGACGACAAGGGCGACGCGGGCGCGTACAAGGGCACCAAGAGCGAGCAGAACCCGCTCGGCGTCGCCGAGGACGCGCCGCTGGAGGTGGTGATCTTCAACGGCGGCTTCGGCGAGGAGTACGCCAAGGCCCACGAGGCGATGTACAAGGAGAAGTACCCGAAGGCGGAGGTCAAGCACTCGGCCACCCAGGAGATCAGCAAGACGCTCCAGCCGCGCTTCGTCGACGGCAGCCCGCCGGACGTGGTGAACAACTCCGGCGCGGGGCAGATCGACTTCAACGGCCTGGTCTCCCAGAACGCGCTGGCCGACCTCGGCGAGCTGCTCGCCGCGCCCAGCCTCGACGTGCCCGGCAAGACGGTCAAGGACACGCTGCTGCCCGGCACCGTCGAGGTCGGCTCCTACGACGGCCGGTTCCTGGTGCTCAACTACACCTACACGGTCTACGGCATCTGGCACTCCACCAAGCTCTTCGCCGAGCGCGGCTGGAGCTACGCCAAGACCTGGGACGAACACATCGCGCTCTGCCGGCAGATCAAGGCCGCCGGCATCGCCCCCTGGACGTACGCCGGCCTGCACCCGCGCTACATGAGCTGGCCGCTGATCTCCACCGCGATCAAGCTGGGTGGCCCGTCCGTGGCGCTCGCCATCGACAACCTGGAGCCCAACGCTTGGAAGTCGGACGCGATGAGGACCGCCGCCGACGCCTGGCACCAGATCGTCAAGGACAGGTTCATCCTCGACGGCTCCCCGGGTCTGGACCACAAGCAGTCGCAGACCGCCTGGTGCCAGGGCAAGGCCGCGTTCATCTCCTGCGGCTCCTGGCTGGAGAGCGAGCAGAAGGACGTCACCCCGGCCGGCTTCAACATGACTGTCGCGCCGACGCCGAGCCTGGGCAGCGGCGACAAGCTGCCGTTCGAGGCGATCCGGGGCACCGCGGGCGAGCCGTTCATGGTGCCGGCGAAGGCGAAGAACGTGGCCGGCGGGCTGGAGTACTTCCGGACCATGCTGTCGCGCAAGGGCGCCCAGGACTTCACGAGGAAGGTCGCCAGCCTGCCCGTGGTCGCCGGCGCCACCGACGGCGTGGAGCTGCCGTTCGGGCTGGCCACCGTGGTCAAGGCGCTGGACGCGTCCGGCGCCAACGGGTTCAACTGGGTCTACAACAACTACTACCGCAAGCTGGAACGCAACCTGGTGGACGCGGCCTGCGGCGAGTTCTTCAGCGGCCGGATCTCCCCGGCGGAGTTCCTCGACCAGTGCCAGAAGGGCGCCGACTCGATCGCGCAGGACAGCTCCGTCAAGAAGTACAAGCGGGCCGCGTGA
- a CDS encoding carbohydrate ABC transporter permease: MRHGRYPLILSFLLPPLALYGIFVLSPYLQAFQISTTDWLGYSAQADQVGLANFRTLLHDGYVWNALRNNAILLAVVPVVTIALGLFFASMLTMGGRKGRAGVTGVRGTALYRLVYFFPQVLSVVIIALLWKEIYSPTSGLLNGALRAIGLTSTPAWLGDPRFAFWCVLAVMVWSNVGFYVVLFGAAMQAIPRDIYEAVLLDGASRATMLRKITIPLLWDTIQVAWIYLAIAALDGFILVQLMTNGGPNFSSDVIGLRMYDTSFGSENKFGYASAIGVAMFFLTLSVAVLALRTARRDRIEYS, translated from the coding sequence ATGCGACACGGTCGATACCCACTGATCCTCAGCTTCCTGCTGCCACCGCTGGCGCTGTACGGCATCTTCGTGCTGTCGCCGTACCTCCAGGCGTTCCAGATCTCCACCACCGACTGGCTGGGCTACTCCGCGCAGGCCGACCAGGTCGGCCTGGCGAACTTCCGCACGCTGCTGCACGACGGGTACGTCTGGAACGCGTTGCGGAACAACGCGATCCTGCTCGCGGTGGTGCCGGTGGTGACTATCGCGCTGGGTCTCTTCTTCGCCAGCATGCTCACCATGGGCGGTCGCAAGGGCCGCGCCGGCGTCACCGGGGTACGCGGCACCGCGCTCTACCGGCTGGTCTACTTCTTCCCGCAGGTGCTCTCCGTGGTGATCATCGCGTTGCTGTGGAAGGAGATCTACAGCCCGACCAGCGGCCTGCTCAACGGCGCGCTACGCGCGATCGGGCTGACCTCCACGCCGGCCTGGCTGGGCGATCCGCGATTCGCGTTCTGGTGCGTGCTGGCCGTGATGGTGTGGAGCAACGTCGGGTTCTACGTGGTGCTGTTCGGCGCCGCCATGCAGGCCATCCCGCGCGACATCTACGAGGCGGTGCTGCTCGACGGCGCGTCCCGGGCCACCATGCTGCGGAAGATCACCATTCCGCTGCTCTGGGACACCATCCAGGTGGCCTGGATCTACCTGGCCATCGCCGCGCTGGACGGCTTCATCCTGGTGCAGCTCATGACCAACGGCGGGCCCAACTTCTCCTCCGACGTGATCGGTTTGCGGATGTACGACACCTCGTTCGGCAGCGAGAACAAGTTCGGGTACGCCTCCGCGATCGGTGTGGCCATGTTCTTCCTGACCCTCTCGGTGGCGGTGCTGGCGCTGCGGACCGCCCGGCGTGATCGGATCGAGTACTCGTGA
- a CDS encoding carbohydrate ABC transporter permease, which produces MTTVQTPVPADRPPRRESGVANVFSHGFLLLWAAMTILPLAWMLLSSLKSNGEIIADPWGLPEALRFDNWARAWTTAHIGRFFVNSLVVVAGSLSLTMLLGATAAYVFARYEFRGRQAVYYLFVGGMMFPVFLALVPLFFVVRSVGLLGTWPGLILVYTAYSLPFTVFFLTAFFRTLPTSVAEAAMIDGCGHFRLFFRVMLPMARPGLISVGIFNFLSHWNQFLLPQVLIPGDGPDRMLAQGLSSLAVSQGYAGDYAQLFAGLTIAVLPVLVVYVAFQRQIQAGLTAGQLK; this is translated from the coding sequence GTGACCACAGTGCAGACGCCCGTGCCGGCCGACCGTCCGCCGCGCCGCGAGTCGGGCGTGGCAAACGTCTTCTCGCACGGTTTCCTGCTGCTCTGGGCCGCCATGACCATCCTGCCGCTGGCCTGGATGCTGCTCAGCTCGCTGAAGAGCAACGGCGAGATCATCGCCGACCCGTGGGGCCTGCCGGAGGCGCTGCGGTTCGACAACTGGGCCCGCGCCTGGACCACCGCCCACATCGGCCGGTTCTTCGTCAACAGCCTGGTGGTGGTGGCCGGCTCGCTGAGCCTGACCATGCTGCTCGGCGCCACCGCCGCGTACGTGTTCGCCAGGTACGAGTTCCGCGGCCGTCAGGCGGTCTACTACCTGTTCGTCGGCGGCATGATGTTCCCGGTGTTCCTGGCGCTGGTGCCGCTCTTCTTCGTGGTGCGCAGCGTCGGTCTGCTCGGCACCTGGCCGGGCCTGATCCTGGTCTACACGGCGTACTCGCTGCCGTTCACGGTGTTCTTCCTGACCGCCTTCTTCCGGACGCTGCCGACCTCGGTGGCGGAGGCCGCGATGATCGACGGGTGCGGCCACTTCCGGCTCTTCTTCCGGGTGATGCTGCCGATGGCGCGACCGGGACTGATCAGTGTCGGCATCTTCAACTTCCTCAGCCACTGGAACCAGTTCCTGCTGCCCCAGGTGCTCATCCCCGGCGACGGGCCGGACCGGATGCTCGCCCAGGGGCTGAGCTCACTGGCGGTCAGCCAGGGCTACGCCGGCGACTACGCCCAGCTCTTCGCCGGGCTCACCATCGCGGTGCTGCCGGTGCTGGTGGTCTACGTGGCCTTCCAGCGGCAGATCCAGGCCGGCCTGACCGCCGGGCAGCTCAAGTGA